The Argopecten irradians isolate NY chromosome 6, Ai_NY, whole genome shotgun sequence genome has a window encoding:
- the LOC138324973 gene encoding uncharacterized protein, translated as MDGSVDMSGSDKYTASIEFSNACREFYIKRVKATENLKDQIKSKSDRSTAKRVPQSQQPTSSMESSMDKLRREMASLMDQDLSLMKQLLTLNETIEDIKSRRLYGVSKESICQSDEDLEGSRDSFSDMDLYDSDEELHKQSSMKYTCLTVKDDLKRNTNLLSTRTKGMECLRMKGSSSSGSQSSQSDVKKPQIIHGAQSSIDSGYDESDCYQTDIEVTI; from the exons ATGGATGGTTCCGTGGACATGTCCGGATCGGACAAATATACAGCTTCCATTGAGTTTTCCAACGCATGCAGGGAGTTTTATATCAAACGTGTGAAAGCAACTGAAAATTTGAAGGATCAGATCAAATCAAAATCTGATCGAAGCACCGCCAAACGTGTTCCGCAGTCACAGCAGCCAACATCCTCCATGGAGTCTTCAATGGACAAACTGAGGAGAGAAATG GCTTCCCTAATGGACCAAGATTTGTCCCTGATGAAACAACTGCTGACCTTGAACGAAACAATTGAGGACATCAAGTCCAGGCGACTTTACGGTGTTAGCAAGGAATCCATCTGTCAAAGTGATGAGGATTTGGAAGGAAGTCGGGATTCATTCTCAGATATGGACTTGTATGACTCTGACGAAGAGTTACACAAACAATCTAGCATGAAATACACGTGTCTAACTGTCAAGGACGATTTAAAACGCAACACAAATCTTCTCAGCACCCGAACCAAAGGAATGGAATGTCTTAGAATGAAAGGAAGTTCGTCTAGTGGTTCTCAAAGTAGCCAGTCAGATGTGAAAAAGCCTCAGATCATTCACGGTGCACAAAGTTCTATAGACTCCGGCTACGACGAATCAGATTGTTATCAAACGGATATCGAGGTCacgatatag